A genomic region of Ovis aries strain OAR_USU_Benz2616 breed Rambouillet chromosome 20, ARS-UI_Ramb_v3.0, whole genome shotgun sequence contains the following coding sequences:
- the LOC114109527 gene encoding nucleolin-like, which yields MVKLAKAGKNQGDSKKMAPPPKEVEEDSEDEEMSEDEDDESSGEEVAIPQNKGKKATTTPAKKMVVSPTKKVAVATPAKKAVVTPGKKAAAMPAKKTVTPAKAVVTPGKKGATPGKALVATFGKKGAATPGKGAKNGKKEDSDEEDEGDGEEEDDDEEEDEPAVRKAAAAFGAAHATDDEDDEDDDDDEEEEEDDDDEDDSEEEPMEIVPAKGKKAPVKAAPVKAKSTAEDEDEEEEDDDEEEEEEDDDDEEEEDDEEEEEEEEEEEEEPVKEAPGKRKKEMAKQKAAPEAKKQKVEGTEPTTSFNLFIGNLNFNKSAPELKTGISDIFAKNDLAVVDVRIGVSRKFGYVDFESAEDLEKALELTGLKVFGNEIKLEKPKGKDSKKDRDARTLLAKNLPYKVTQDELKEVFEDAVEIRLVSKDGKSKGIAYIEFKTEADAEKTLEEKQGTEIDGRSISLYYTGEKGQSQDHRGGKNSTWSGESKTLVLSNLYYSATEETLQEVFEKATHIKVPQNQNGKSKGYAFIEFASFEDAKEALNSCNKREIEGRAIRLELQGPRGSPNARSQPSKTLFVKGLSEDTTEETLKESFDGSIRARIVTDRETGSSKGFGFVDFNSEEDAKAAKEAMEDGEIDGNKVTLDWAKPKGEGGFGGRGGGRGGFGGRGGGRGGRGGFGGRGRGGFGGRGGFRGGRGGGGDRKPQGKKTKFE from the coding sequence ATGGTAAAGCTCGCAAAGGCCGGTAAAAATCAAGGTGACTCCAAGAAAATGGCTCCTCCCCCAAAGGAGGTGGAAGAAGATAGTGAAGATGAGGAAATGTCAGAAGATGAAGACGATGAGAGCAGTGGAGAAGAGGTTGCTATCCCTCAGAACAAAGGCAAGAAGGCTACCACAACTCCAGCAAAGAAGATGGTGGTTTCCCCAACAAAAAAGGTTGCAGTTGCCACACCAGCAAAGAAAGCAGTTGTCACCCCTGGCAAAAAGGCAGCAGCTATGCCAGCCAAGAAGACAGTTACACCTGCCAAAGCAGTGGTAACACCTGGCAAAAAGGGAGCCACCCCAGGCAAAGCATTGGTAGCAACCTTTGGTAAGAAGGGAGCAGccaccccaggcaagggagcaaAGAACGGCAAGAAGGAAGACAGTGACGAAGAAGATGAAGGTGACGGTGAGGAGGAAGACGATGATGAAGAGGAGGATGAGCCAGCAGTGAGGAAGGCAGCTGCTGCTTTTGGTGCTGCTCATGCCACAGATGATGAGGATGATGAGGATGACGATGacgatgaggaggaggaggaggacgacgACGACGAAGATGACTCTGAAGAAGAACCTATGGAGATTGTACCAGCGAAAGGAAAGAAAGCTCCAGTAAAAGCTGCTCCTGTGAAAGCTAAGAGCACTGCTGAAGAtgaagatgaagaggaggaggatgatgatgaagaggaggaggaagaggatgacgatgatgaagaggaggaggacgatgaggaggaggaggaggaagaggaggaagaggaagaagagcctGTCAAAGAAGCACCTGGAAAacgaaagaaggaaatggccaaaCAAAAAGCAGCTCCTGAAGCCAAGAAACAAAAAGTGGAAGGCACAGAACCAACTACATCTTTCAATCTCTTTATTGGAAACCTGAACTTCAATAAATCTGCTCCTGAATTGAAAACAGGTATCAGTGATATTTTTGCTAAAAATGATCTTGCTGTTGTCGATGTCAGAATTGGTGTGTCTAGGAAGTTTGGCTATGTGGATTTTGAATCTGCTGAAGACCTGGAAAAAGCCTTGGAACTCACTGGTTTAAAAGTCTTTGGCaatgaaattaaactagaaaaaccaaagggaaaagaCAGTAAGAAAGATCGAGATGCAAGAACACTTTTGGCTAAAAATCTGCCTTACAAAGTTACTCAGGATGAATTAAAAGAAGTGTTTGAAGATGCTGTGGAGATCAGATTAGTCAGCAAGGATGGAAAGAGTAAAGGGATTGCTTATATTGAATTTAAGACAGAAGCTGATGCAGAAaaaaccttggaagaaaagcagggaACAGAGATAGATGGGCGCTCCATTTCTCTGTACTACACCGGAGAGAAAGGCCAAAGTCAAGACCATAGAGGTGGAAAGAATAGCACTTGGAGTGGTGAATCAAAAACCCTGGTTTTAAGCAACCTCTACTATAGTGCAACAGAAGAAACACTTCAGGAAGTATTTGAGAAGGCAACTCATATCAAGGTGCCCCAGAACCAAAATGGCAAATCTAAAGGGTATGCATTTATAGAATTTGCTTCATTTGAAGATGCTAAAGAAGCTTTAAATTCATGTAATAAAAGGGAAATTGAGGGCAGAGCCATCAGACTGGAGTTGCAAGGACCCAGGGGATCACCTAATGCAAGAAGCCAGCCATCCAAGACTCTCTTTGTCAAAGGTCTCTCTGAGGATACCACAGAAGAGACGTTAAAGGAGTCCTTTGATGGCTCTATTCGAGCAAGGATAGTCACTGACCGGGAGACTGGATCCTCCAAAGGGTTTGGTTTTGTAGACTTTAACAGCGAGGAAGATGCCAAAGCTGCCAAGGAGGCCATGGAAGATGGTGAAATCGATGGAAACAAAGTCACTTTGGACTGGGCCAAACCTAAGGGTGAAGGTGGCTTTGGTGGccgaggaggaggcagaggtggcTTTGGAGGCCGAGGTGGTGGCAGAGGTGGCCGAGGTGGCTTTGGTGGCAGAGGCCGGGGAGGCTTTGGAGGGCGAGGAGGCTTccgaggaggcagaggaggaggaggagaccgCAAGCCACAAGGAAAGAAGACGAAGTTTGAGTAG